The nucleotide window CCGATGGTCACCATGGGCTTCGGGAGGTTGTCGCCAGCCTCGCGAATCCGCATGCCCATGCCGCCGCAGAACAATACGACTTTCATACGTCCTCTACCGCGCCTTCGATGCCTAGAGTGCCGCCACCGAACTTTGCCACCGCAGCGAGCCGTCGAGACGGCCGTCGCGCATATGCGCCTCGATGCGCTTCAGACGGACGAAGCCGCCGAAGCTGTCGGCGGTGAGGCCGTTTCGCACGAAGCTCCCGTACATCTCCTCGACGCCCTTTCGGACCGTCCACTCCGTCTTGAACCCGGGAAGACGCCGGTGCAGCTTCTCGCAGCTGACGCGGTAGCAGCGCGGATCCGGACCGCCCCCCTCGAGGTATTCGATCGTGCAATTCGGCACGACCGACTTCACGATGTCGGCGACGTCGCGAATCTGATAGTTCTCCTCGGAGCTGCCGACGTTGAAGGCCTGGTTGTGGACGGCTTCCCGCGGCGACTCGAGCACGGCGAGAAACGCCCGCGAAATGTCGCGGATGTGCACGAGCGGGCGCCAGGGCGTGCCGTCGCTCTGAATGACGACCTTGCCGGTCGTGTAGGCAACGCCGACGAAGTTGTTGACGACGATGTCGGCGCGCAGCCGCGGCGAGGCGCCGTAGGCCGTGGCGTTCCGCAGATAGACCGGGCTGAAGGCCTCGTCCGCCAGCTTCGCCACGTCGGCCTCGACCAGCACCTTGGAACGGCCGTACGCGGTAATCGGGTTGAACGCTGCCGTTTCGTCGAGCAGGTCGTCCCCGGCGGCGCCGTACAGGCTGCACGAGGAGGCGAACAGGTAACGGGAGACGCCGGCCTCTTTCGCGGCGCGGGCCAGGCTGACACTGCCGAGGTGATTGATGTCGTAGGTGCAGGACTCGTCCAGACAGCCGAGCGGATCGTTGGACAGCGCGGCCAGGTGGATGACGGCGTCGAATCCCCGAAGGTCGGACGCCGTGACGTCTCGGATGTCCTTGCGGATGGCTGGAACCGGGCGCGGTCCCGGGCCGAAGTCGGCGCCTTCGTACAAATAGGTGTCGAGGCCGGTGACCTGGTGCCCGGCCTGTGCGAGGACGTCGGTCATGACCGACCCGATGTAGCCGTGATGTCCGGTGACGAGTACCTTCATAGCGGATGCTTCGCCTCTGCCTTGTTCAAGATAAGTGTTGATGGGCGCCTGCGACGGCTGGCGACCTGTCTCGGATTGAGCAAAGAGTCCGCCAGCCAGGCCGACTCGTGCCGGTCGATTTTGGCGGGGTTTTTCGCGATGTTTTCAGCGTTTCGCGGTCTGGCCCGCGCGCAGAATAGAAAAGTCGCCGAAACGAATGACTAAAATCTCCTCAGAGTGCAACTCAAGTCGTCTTTTCAAACCCATGACGAAGCCGCCGGTCGGACCCCGATCCCCTGAACCCGGCTCGCTCGCGGAAAAACCCACCATTCCCACGCCCCTCGGCCAGCCGGCCCCCTGCCAGGCCCTTGGCGAGGGCTTTGCTGTCGTGGCCGGGTCAAACTCCATCCCGCAAATCAGCGGCACATTTTGGCGCCGGTATCAATAGTGACCGGCGCGGACGGCGGACGTTCATGATATTCACCGAAACGAAACTGAAAGGCGCGTTCCTCATCGATCTCAGTCGACGCGAGGATGAGCGCGGATTCTTCGCCCGGGCCTTCTGCCAGAACGAGTTCGCCGAACACGGACTGAAGTCGGTGATCGCCCAGGCCAATATCGGGTTCAATCGCCGCAAGGGCACCCTGCGCGGCATGCACTTCCAGTATCCGCCGGCCGCGGAAACGAAGCTGGTTCGCGCGAGCCGTGGCGCCGTTCTGGACATCATCGTGGATCTCCGGCCGGAATCGCCCACCTACCTGCAGCACGTCTCGGTCGAACTCTCAGCCGACAACCATCGCGGCATCTACATCCCCGAGCGGTTCGGCCACGGCTATCAGGCCCTCGAGGACGACACGGAAACGACGTATCAGGTCGGAGAGTTCTACACGCCTGGATCAGAGGGCGGGCTGCGGTACGACGACCCGGCGCTCGGGCTCGAGTGGCCGCTGCCGATCTCGGTCATGTCGGAGAAGGATCGCCAGTGGAGTCTCATGGCGGAGGCGGCGCAGGACCTCCGGGCGCGCATGACGCTGCCGGTCGAATCGAGGGTGAGATGATCATCGTAGACAAGGCACTGCAGGCGCGGGAAGCGGCGGGCGCTCCGATCCGCGTGGCGATGACCGGCGCCGGCTTCATGGGCCACGGACTCGCCAACCAGATCGTCAAGAGCGTGCCGGGCATGCGGATGGTGGCGATCTACAACCGACGCAGCGCCAGGGCGCTCGATGCCTTCGAGTACGCGGGGCTGAAGGCGATCGAAGCCTCGACCCAGGCAGCCGTCGATCGCGCCATCGAGGAAGGCAAGCCGGTCGTAACCGAAGACGCGATGCTGCTCGCCCGATCGCCGCACGTCGACGTACTGGTCGAAACCACTGGTTCGGTCGAGTTCGGCGCGCGGGTCATCCTCGAGGCGTTCAAGCACGGCAAGCACGTCGTCCTGCTCAACGCGGAAATCGACGCCACGATCGGGCCGATTCTCCAGGTCTACGCCGAGAAGCACGGGGTCGTATTGTCGGCGTGCGAGGGAGACGAACCGGGCGTCCAGATCAATCTGTATCGATGGGTCCGCGGCCTCGGGCTGCTGCCCCGCGTGATCGGCAACGTCAAGGGACTGCAGGATCCGTATCGCACGCCGGAAACCCAGAAGGCGTTCGCCGAGAAGTGGGGCCAGAATCCGGCCATGGTGACCAGCTTCGCCGACGGCTCCAAGATCAGCTTCGAGCAGGCGATCGCGGCGAACGCGACCGGGTTCGTGGTCCAGTCGAGGGGGATGTCGCGAGGTCGTGAGTACCGCGGCGACGTCATGTCGATTGGCAGCTTGTACGACATCGACGAACTGCGCGCGCTCGGCGGCATTGTCGACTACGTCGTCGGCACGCCGCTCACCAAGGTCTACGTCCTCGCGGAGCACACGGATCCCAAACAGCAGCACTACCTGAACTTGTACAAGATGGGGCCGGGCCCCTTGTACTCGTTCTTCATTCCCTATCATCTGGTCCATTTCGAAGTGCCCAACGCGATCGCCAGGGCCGTGCTGTTCAACGACTCCGTAGCCAAGCCGCTTGGCGGACCGGTCGTCGAGGTGTGCGCGGTGGCGAAGCGCGACTTGAAGGCGGGCGAGACGCTCGACGACTACGGCGAGTTCATGACCTACGGCGAGGCGGTCAACTCGGACGAGATGCGGCGCGAGCGTTACCTGCCCGAAGGGCTCGTCGAGGGCTGCCGCCTGCGCCGCGACATCGCGAAGGACGCCGTGATCGGGTATGACGACGTCGAGCTGCCGGCCGGACGACTGGCCGACCAGCTGCGTGCGGAGCAATATGCGCACTTTCCGGCGGCAGCGCCGGTGGCTGCCGTCGGCGTCGGTTCATAGCCCGCAACGGCAGCCGGGCGAGACCCCGAGGGACGGTGAAGTCCAGGGACGCGGTGTGGAGGATGTTCGGACGTGAACTGGAAGGTGCACAAGTTCGGTGGCTCGAGCGTGGCCGACGCCGCCTGCATGGAGCGAGTCGCGAAGATCCTCGAAGAGGATTCCTCTCCGTGCGTCGCGGCCGTCCTCTCGGCATGCCGCGGAATCACCGATGCGTTGCTGGCGCTGATTACGAATGCCGAGAGCCGTCATGATGGCGACGCCGATCGAGTGGACGCCATCAAGCAGCGGCACGTTGGTATCGCCAGGGCGCTGCTCGAGGAGCCCATCCTCGCCGAGTATCTGGCCGAACTCAGCGCCGACTGTCAGGACATCGCGAGTATTCTCCACACCGTCCGGCTGACTCGGGCCGCCGCTCCTCCGGTTCGGGACCTGGTCGCCGGCTTCGGCGAAATCTGGTCGACGCGGCTGTTCACGCGCTACCTGAGAGCGCGCGGCCGTCGCGCCGGCGACGTCCGGTGGATCGATGCGCGCGACGTCATCGAGGTCGATGCGGCGCCACTCGGTCCGAGCGTGCGCTGGCCGGAGTCGCGCGCGAACGCCGATCGGGTGATGTCGAGCCCTGGCCCCGCCACGCTCATCGTGACAGGGTTCATCGCCAGAAACGCAGACGGCGTCCAGACGACACTTGGACGGGATGGCAGCGACTTTTCGGCGTCGATCGTCGGCGCCCTCCTGGACGCCTCGGAAATCGTGATCTGGACGGACGTCGACGGGATTCTGAGCGCGGATCCTCGTCGGGTCGCCGACGCCACGGTCATCGAGTCGCTCTCGTACCAGGAGGCGATGGAGCTCGCGTACTTCGGCGCCAAGGTGCTGCACCCGAAGACCATGGCGCCAGCCGTGAAGCGCGGCATTCCCATCTGGATCCGGAACACCTTCGCGCCTCACAATCCGGGAACCCTGATCTGCGCCAAACCGGCCTCGTCCCGGGCGGTGAAGGGCATTACCACCATCGATCAGGTCGCGCTCATCAACCTGGAAGGCACCGGCATGATCGGTGTCCCAGGAACGGCGCAGCGACTCTTCGGCGCGCTCCGCGAACATGGCATCTCGGTATCGCTCATCTCTCAGGGAAGCTCGGAACACTCGATTTGCTTCGCGCTCGCGCAGGCCGACGCCGACCGCGCGGCGGCGATCGTCCGCGCCGCGTTCGAACGGGAACTGGGACAGGGGCAGATTCAGCAGGTCGAAGTGGCGGAGGAGTGCAGCATCCTGGCCGTGGTCGGCGACGGGATGGCGGGAACGCCCGGCATTGCGGCGACGCTCTTCGAGGCGCTGGGCAGCGCCGGTGTCAACGTTCGGGCCATCGCGCAAGGCGCGTCCGAACGCAACATTTCCGTGGTCATCGATCGGGCCCAGGCGCCGCGCGCGCTGGGCGCGGTTCATTCGAGCTTCTACCTTTCGCCGCACACGATCTCACTCGGTGTGATCGGTCCGGGATCGGTTGGCGGCGCGTTGATCGACCAGCTGGCCTCGCAAGCCGGCCGGCTCAGGCGCGAGTTTCATCTCGACCTTCGTTTGCGCGGCGTGATGACGTCAGCCAGGATGGTGCTGGCCGACCCGTCGGTGCCGGTGGCCGACTGGCGGACGGCGCTCGACGGCGGTGTCGCTTCGGATCTCGACCGCTTCGTGGCGCACGTCGATGCCCCCCACCTGCCGCATGCGATCATCGTCGACTGCACCGCCAGCGCTGAGATCGCCCGACACTATCCGGCGTGGCTTGCCGCCGGTATTCACGTGATCACCCCGAACAAACGAGCCGGCAGCTCGGATTTCGCATCCTACCGAGCCATCGGCGAGGCGCGCCGTGCCGGGCGGTCTCATTTCATGTACGAAGCCACCGTCGGCGCCGGGCTGCCAATCATCCAGACCGTACGCGACCTCAGGGAGACCGGCGATCGCATCCTGACGATCGAGGGCATTCTCTCGGGAACGCTGTCGTATCTCTTCAACGTGTGGGATGGCCGGCAGCCATTTTCATCAGTGGTGCGCGATGCCCAGGCTCGCGGCTTCACCGAACCCGACCCGAGAGACGACCTGTCCGGCCTGGATGTCGCGCGTAAGCTGGTGATTCTGGCCCGCGAAATCGGCCTCTCTCTCGAACTCGGCGACGTCGATCTGCACGGTCTCGTGCCCTCGACCCTCGAGCGCGTCGCGCCGGAGGCCTTTATCGACGGGCTTGCCGATACCGACGCACAGATGCGGGAGCGGTTCGCGGCGGCGCAGGCCGCTGATCGCGTGCTTCGATACGTGGGACGACTGGACGTGGAGGCCGGGCGCGCAACCGTCGGCCTGATGGAACTGGATCGCTCACACCTGTTTGCCAACATCAGCCGCACCGACAACGTCGTCAGCTTCACGACCAGCCGCTACGACACGAACCCGTTGGTAGTGCGTGGGCCTGGCGCAGGCCCGGCCGTCACGGCCGGTGGCGTGTTTGCTGATCTGTTACGCGTCTGCGCGTATCTCGGCGCGCAGGTGTGACGGCGCCGATCAGCGGAGCGCCATGAGGCGCTCGTGGTCGAGCGTACAGGTCGTTTCACCCGACGCGCTGATGAATGCGACCACGACGTCTTTGTCTGGCGCGAAGGCGCCAGGCGCAAACGAGAAGAAGCCCCTGGCGAGCTGCCGGGTCGAGCCGTCGGGCATCTTGGCAGCGATGGGGCCGACCGTGGAAGTCGTCGGCCGTACCACGGCACTTCCGCGTCGAATCTCGAGGCGCGAAATCGCTTCGGCGTGCGGCGAACTGTCGGCCGGAAACACGTATATCCCGACGCCCCACCTGTTGACGTCGCCCGGTGCGATCTGCCGGCCGCTCCGGCCGCTTTTCGCCGATTCGAACGCGGCCGACGCCACCCGCGAGAACGGCGTCGCGACGCGCGCGTCGTAGCGGCCGTCGCTCGACGGACAGAGCTGGTACGGCGCAACCGCACAGGCCGCTCCGGACCGCCCGCAGGCTGTGGCCTGTTGCAGTGTGTCGGGTGTCAGCGCAGGGATGATGCCGGCCGGATTCGGAAGGGCCGTCTGCGCGATGGCCGTCGCCCAACCCAGTGCCCACGCCAGGCCGCCGATCATCGCGAGATGTGTGCGCACGCCTGGTTACTGGAACAAGCCGTAGATCGTGAGTCGCGTCGCCGATGCGACGTAGACCCTGCCGTTGGCGACGAGGGGCGCGCTGAATTTGACCGCTTCGTCGAGCACATCGCGACTCCCAGCCTGATCGGAATGATACAGCTCGTTTCCAAGGTTCGACGCGTCGTAGGCGTGCAGCGCGCCCGATGCCGTGCCGCGCCGCTCGATCGCCCACAGAATGCCGTTGACGTTGCCGGCTGCCGAAACCGCCAGGGTGCCGCCCGGGTAGGCGAAGATTTCGGATGCGCGCGAGGTCGGCGAGGTCGACAACCGCCCGTTCGTCAAGGCGAACGCCTGCAGGTTGTCGGATACGGGGCTGAAGTAGACGACCCCGTTGTAGTAGATGGGCGCGCTGTAGTTTCCCGGCTCTGGCGTTCCGAACGGGAAGATATTCGCGAGCGACTGCACAATCTGGCTGTCGTCGGCCGCATGGTAGTGGCCCATGTTGTCACGATCGATGACGTCGATGGTGCCGTTCTTCCCGGCGCTCACCAGCAGGTGTGGGTGGGTGCCCGACTGATCCGGCAGAAGAGTGATGCCACCCGCCCCGAGGTCGGCGTTGGCCCCGTCGAGCGTGCCTTCGTTGTGAGGCGTGAAGTAGTCGAGGAAGGCGCCGGCCGGACCGAGCTTGATGTAGCTGTCGCCGAAATTCGTCCCCCCGCTATTGCCGTCGAAGGTGCCGTTGCCGGTGACCAGGAAGACGCTGCCGTTCGCGTCAGCCGCAAGGCCGGAGTTGGCCAGCCAGATACCTCCGCCTTCGGCGTCGGGCGAGACGCAATAGGCAAACGTCTGCTGCAGCGTCGCGGCGTTGTAGCCCAGGACCCATCCGTGGTACGGCTGAATGTCTCCGTGGCTGCCGAAGGCCACGTAGACCACGCCGTTGTTCAGCAGCAGCGCCGGACGCTGGTTTTCGTGCAACGCGTCGAACGCGACACGGCCTCCGGCACTTCCAGTACCCGTTCCGGGAACCGAAGCCTGAATGACGACCGGGCCGCCGAACTTTTCTGCGCCTGTCGTGACATCGAGCGCGTGGAGTCTCTGGACGAAAGTCTTGTTGGAGCCGATCGTCTCAGCCGTCTTGGCAACCACGTAAAGCGTGCCGGTCGCGGCATCGATGACCGGAGTCCCGGTAATGCCGATTTCCGGTGCGATGTCGCAACACTCATTGACATCGGCCGGGCTGACGGTGGTCACGCCAGCCGCAGGATTCACGAAACTGACCTGCCAGAGCGGATTCGTGTCGTTCCCGTCCGCGTCAAAGGCGTAGACGGAATCGTGCTCTGTCGCCACGTAGACGACGTTACGAACGCCGATACCCGGGACGGTGACAGCCGGCACGTAGAGCGGCGAGGCCATCGAGATGCCGTCGATCGCGTATGACCGGAGCTTTCCGAATCGGCTCGAGTTGACGTTGGCGGGAGCCAGGACCGTTTCGTTCAGATTGGCGCCCGTGCGACCGTTGTCGTTGTGGAAAGTGAAGGTTCCCGTGTAGTTGACGACGAAGACCGTCGCGCTGCCGGACAAAGACTGGTCGGTCGTCGTAGCCGACACGGTGTGGGAGCCGGTGGTCGACGGCGCCGTATACAGTCCATCGGCCGTGATGGTGCCGGATGCGGACGTGCCCCCAGCGACTCCGTCAACCGACCAGACGTATGTGCTGGAGCCGTTGCTGATCGCGCTGAACTGTACGGGACGGTTCGGGGTCAGCGTGACCGTGGCAGGGGACAGGAGCACCGAAACCCCTTGGCCCGACAGCGTGATCACCTGCGGTGCGCCGGCGGCATCGTCCTGGATCGTCAGGATTCCCGACCGGGCGCCGGCGGCCGCCGGCGTGAACGTGACCGTGACCGAGCAGGACGATCCGGCGGCGAGCGCCGTACCGCACGTCGTCGTGCGGCTGAACTCCGCAGCCTGGCTGCCGGTGGTGGAGATGGCGGTGAAGTTCAGCGGCGCCGTTCCAACGTTCGTGACGGTCAGGTCCGACGTTGGCGCGGGGACGCCAATGGCCTGCTGACCGAAGTCGATCGACGAGTTGCTCAACACGACGACCGGGACGGAGGCGCCCACGGGCGAGCTCATGTCGGACTGAATCTGTGCAGGCGTCCTCGCGACGTTGTAGACCCGCACCTCGTCGATGAGCCCCTGGAAGTACTGACCGTAAATGCTGTCGCCACCGATCTCCAGTGGGCTGGTGGACGACGCCAGTGGGCCGCTCAGGCTGGACGCTGCGACCTGGACGCCGTTGACGTACAAACGAACCGTCGTCCCATCGTAGGTTTCGGCGAGATGAGTCCAGGTGTTCGGGGACAGCACCGCTGGTGCGTAGGTGTTGCTGTTGCCGGAGCTCGCGAGCGTGACACCGGCACCGGGCCTGCCTCCGCTGTCTGTCGTGGCTTCCAGATAGTAGTTGTCGTTCCCCTTGTAGACGACGTCGCGCCAGGCGCTGCTGACCGCGGTTGGATTGACCCAGGCTTCCAGCGTCAACGCGGTGCTGAGGTGCAGTGACGGGCTGTCGGGCACGACGACGCGCGCGCTTCCGCTGAACGACAGTGCACCGCCAAACTTGCCGGCGGTGGACCACGTTGCGGAGCCGATGGTGGCGGTGTTGCCCGTGCCGGAGGAATCGAGGGCCGTGCTGCCCGAACCGTCATTGAAGGAGTAAGCGGCGACCAGTTCAGGAACCGTCGCGGTCGTCGTGACCGCCGCCATATTCGAGTACGGCCCGAGGTTGCCAGCGGCGTCTGTGGCGAGGGCGACGTAGTTGTAGGTGGTGTTGGGCGTCAGGCCCGTATCGGTGAACGTTGTACCAGTGGGTGTCGCCAGCTTGATGAACGTCGTGCAGCCCACGCCCTGGCACCGCTCGATGCGATAGCCGGTGACGCCGACGTTATCGGTGGCCGCGCTCCAGTTGAGCGACACCTGTGTACCGCTCAACGCGGTCGCCGTCAGCGGTCCCGGAGCGGAGGGTGGCTCGCTGTCGAGTGCCTGGGAGGTGACGGCGCTCGCCGTGTTGGAGTAGACGCTGAGATTGCCGGCCTGGTCGCCCGCCCGGATTCGGTAGCTGTAGCTGGTATTCGCCGACAATCCCGTGTCGTTCAGTCCGAGCGCACCGGACGTCGTGCCGATTTCGGTGAAGGTCGTGCACCCGCTGCCGGCGCACCGTTCAACGCGATAGGCCGTGACACCCACGTTGTCAACCGACGCCGTCCACGTCACGTTCACCTGCGAAGTGGACGCCGTCGTCGCTGTCGCATTCCCCGGGGCCGTCGGGGGCTGCGAGTCGACCGCGACGCCTCCAGCTTTGAACGCCGCCAGCTGCATCACCCACGCCCCGCCCGTCAACGTGGCGGCGGCGCTGTACGTGCCGACGGTCGTGACGATGCGGTCTTCGAGGATGTCGCCGTCGGGGTTGGTGACGACCCGGTTTGTGAAGCCGCTGCCCGCCGCAGTCGTGCCTTGAGCCACCAGGTTGGCTCCGACGAGCAGTTCGCTGCTGCTCCGGGTCGTCAGAGTGCCGCTGTTGCTCGGCGTGGTACTGCCCGTTGCCGCCGCAACCGCGTCGAGTGGCGCGACGGCATCGAGCCCGCGGTATTCCGCAATCCGAATATCGGGGTGACTGGCGCCCCGCGAGAACGTCACGGTGACGGTATTCCCGTTGGCCGGCGCCGACGCGATGTTGGGCGCGTAGTAGATGCTCTGCGTTCCGAGTCCGCTTCGGACGGTCGGTCCGACGGCTTTCGTATAGATGTTTCCTCGCGAGTCGGCAACGGACTGGACCTGAGCGACGGCGTCGTTCCAGCCGACGACGACGACGCTCAGATCGCCCGCAGTCTGGGCAGCCGGAAATGCAACATTGACGGACGCCACCGTCGACTGCGGCGTCGCATAGGCCATCTGCACAAAACCGATCGGAGCGGCGGCAGGCGTCGTCGCGCTGACCACCGCGGAGTATCCACTCTGATTGTTCGCGAGATCCGTGGCCCTGATCCGGTAGCTGTAGCTCGTGCCGCCGGCGACCGTCGTGTCGCTATAGGGGCTTGCTGTGGCGGTGGCAATCTGTACGAAAGCAGCGCACCCCGAACCAGTGCAGCGCTCGATCTGGTAAGCGGTGACGCCGACGTTGTCGGTGGAGGCGGTCCACGTCAGATTCATCTGGCTGGCCGAGATCGCGGTCGCGGTGAGCGAGGTCGGTGCTGTCGGCGGGGCGGTGTCTGCGGGCGCCGGCGTTGTCGCAGCGGCGATATTCGAATACGCACTCAGGTTGTTCGCCGCGTCGGAGGCGCGGACGCGATACTGATACGTCGTGCTGGCGGCGACCGTCGTGTCGCTGTAGCCGGGTGCCGTGGCGGTGCCGACTTGCGCGTACGTCGAACAGCCGGTGCCCTGGCATCGTTCGATCACGTAACTCGAAACACCGACGTTGTCAGTCGAGCCGGTCCACGCGAGCGTGATCTGACTGGTCGAAGACGCGGTGGCGGTCAATGCCGACGGCGCAGAGGGAGGAGCCGTGTCAGGTGCCGGCGGCGTCGTCACGCTGGCACTATTCGAATACCCACTCAGGTTGTTCGCCGCGTCGGAGGCGCGGACACGATACTGATACGTCGTGCCGGCGACGACGGTCGTGTCGCTGTAGTTGACTGCCGTCGCCGTGCCGACCTGCGCGAAGGTCGAGCAGCCGGCGCCCTGGCACCGTTCGACCAGATAGCGCGACACGCCGACGTTGTCGGTCGAGGCGGTCCACGCGAGATTGATCTGACTGGTCGAGAGAGCGGCGGTCAATGCCGACGGCGCAGAGGGAGGAGCCGTGTCGGGTGCCGTCGGCGTCGTCACGCTGGCGACATTCGAATACCCACTGAGGTTGTTCGCCGAATCGGAGGCGCGGACCCGATACTGATAGGTCGTGCTGGCAGCGACGGTCGCATCGCTGTAGGTCGGCGCCGTTGACGTGCCAACCTGCGCGAACGTCGAGCAGCCGGCGCCCTGGCAACGTTCAATCAGGTATTGCGAGACCGCGACGTTGTCGGTCGAGGCTGTCCACGCCAACCCCACCTGAGTGGCGGACGGGCTGCTGGCCGTCAAGCCCGCCGGAGTGCTGGGAGGCTGGGTGTCGGCGGAGCCCGACGAGGGGCGGAAGGCCACCACCTGCATGACCCAGGCGCCGCCGGTGAGCCTGGCGGTCGCGCTGTAGCTTCCGACGGTCGATGCCGTGCGATCCTCGAGAATGTCGCCGTCTGGAGTCGTGACGATGCGCGACGCGTAGCCCGTCCCGGCGCCGAGGGTTCCCTGTGCGACCAGATTTGCGCCCACGAGCAGGTCATTCGCGTATCTGGTCGTCACGGAGCCGCTGCTGGCGGTCGTGCCGGTGCCCTGGGCCCCGACGGCGACATCGAGAGGAGCGGTCGGGTCGAGTCCCCGGTATTCCGCGATGCGAACGTCGGCGAACTGCGCGGCGGGCGTGAAGACCACCGTCACGACGTTGGTGCCGGCCGCGGCAGCCGTGATGTTCCTGGCGTAGTAGATGCTCTGAGTGCCCAGGCCGCTGCTCACCGTCGGGCCGACCGCACGTGCATACACGTTTCCACGGGTGTCCGTGACCGATTGCACTTGTGCAGTCGTATCGTTCCACCCGACGACCACCACGTTGAGATTTCCCGCGGCTTGACCCGCCGTGAATCGCACGGCCACCGACGTCTGGGCAGATTGCGGTGTCGCCGCCGCGATCTGAACGAATCCAACGGCGGCCTGCGCCGACGCGCGGCCGTCCGGGAGGAGATTGGTAAACCAGGCGACTAGGCAGAGGAGGAAGGAAAAAACACAGAAATGTAGTCGGGGCCGCACGGAGCCCGAGTATACGCGGAATATTACGAATGTGTACCCGGTCGGCGATGCGCGGACGAGCGCCAGGCCTGTCCTGGCGCCCGCCGATCGGCCATTCTCTCGAGGAGCGTCGGCCTACTGCAGAAGACCGTAGACCGTCAGACGGCCCTCCGATGACACGAACACCTTCCCGTTGACCACCAGCGGGATGCTGAACTTGGCCGCCACATCCAACGCATCGCGGGCAGCGGCCTGGTCGCT belongs to Vicinamibacterales bacterium and includes:
- the thrA gene encoding bifunctional aspartate kinase/homoserine dehydrogenase I gives rise to the protein MNWKVHKFGGSSVADAACMERVAKILEEDSSPCVAAVLSACRGITDALLALITNAESRHDGDADRVDAIKQRHVGIARALLEEPILAEYLAELSADCQDIASILHTVRLTRAAAPPVRDLVAGFGEIWSTRLFTRYLRARGRRAGDVRWIDARDVIEVDAAPLGPSVRWPESRANADRVMSSPGPATLIVTGFIARNADGVQTTLGRDGSDFSASIVGALLDASEIVIWTDVDGILSADPRRVADATVIESLSYQEAMELAYFGAKVLHPKTMAPAVKRGIPIWIRNTFAPHNPGTLICAKPASSRAVKGITTIDQVALINLEGTGMIGVPGTAQRLFGALREHGISVSLISQGSSEHSICFALAQADADRAAAIVRAAFERELGQGQIQQVEVAEECSILAVVGDGMAGTPGIAATLFEALGSAGVNVRAIAQGASERNISVVIDRAQAPRALGAVHSSFYLSPHTISLGVIGPGSVGGALIDQLASQAGRLRREFHLDLRLRGVMTSARMVLADPSVPVADWRTALDGGVASDLDRFVAHVDAPHLPHAIIVDCTASAEIARHYPAWLAAGIHVITPNKRAGSSDFASYRAIGEARRAGRSHFMYEATVGAGLPIIQTVRDLRETGDRILTIEGILSGTLSYLFNVWDGRQPFSSVVRDAQARGFTEPDPRDDLSGLDVARKLVILAREIGLSLELGDVDLHGLVPSTLERVAPEAFIDGLADTDAQMRERFAAAQAADRVLRYVGRLDVEAGRATVGLMELDRSHLFANISRTDNVVSFTTSRYDTNPLVVRGPGAGPAVTAGGVFADLLRVCAYLGAQV
- a CDS encoding Gfo/Idh/MocA family oxidoreductase, with product MIIVDKALQAREAAGAPIRVAMTGAGFMGHGLANQIVKSVPGMRMVAIYNRRSARALDAFEYAGLKAIEASTQAAVDRAIEEGKPVVTEDAMLLARSPHVDVLVETTGSVEFGARVILEAFKHGKHVVLLNAEIDATIGPILQVYAEKHGVVLSACEGDEPGVQINLYRWVRGLGLLPRVIGNVKGLQDPYRTPETQKAFAEKWGQNPAMVTSFADGSKISFEQAIAANATGFVVQSRGMSRGREYRGDVMSIGSLYDIDELRALGGIVDYVVGTPLTKVYVLAEHTDPKQQHYLNLYKMGPGPLYSFFIPYHLVHFEVPNAIARAVLFNDSVAKPLGGPVVEVCAVAKRDLKAGETLDDYGEFMTYGEAVNSDEMRRERYLPEGLVEGCRLRRDIAKDAVIGYDDVELPAGRLADQLRAEQYAHFPAAAPVAAVGVGS
- a CDS encoding SDR family oxidoreductase; the protein is MKVLVTGHHGYIGSVMTDVLAQAGHQVTGLDTYLYEGADFGPGPRPVPAIRKDIRDVTASDLRGFDAVIHLAALSNDPLGCLDESCTYDINHLGSVSLARAAKEAGVSRYLFASSCSLYGAAGDDLLDETAAFNPITAYGRSKVLVEADVAKLADEAFSPVYLRNATAYGASPRLRADIVVNNFVGVAYTTGKVVIQSDGTPWRPLVHIRDISRAFLAVLESPREAVHNQAFNVGSSEENYQIRDVADIVKSVVPNCTIEYLEGGGPDPRCYRVSCEKLHRRLPGFKTEWTVRKGVEEMYGSFVRNGLTADSFGGFVRLKRIEAHMRDGRLDGSLRWQSSVAAL
- the rfbC gene encoding dTDP-4-dehydrorhamnose 3,5-epimerase is translated as MIFTETKLKGAFLIDLSRREDERGFFARAFCQNEFAEHGLKSVIAQANIGFNRRKGTLRGMHFQYPPAAETKLVRASRGAVLDIIVDLRPESPTYLQHVSVELSADNHRGIYIPERFGHGYQALEDDTETTYQVGEFYTPGSEGGLRYDDPALGLEWPLPISVMSEKDRQWSLMAEAAQDLRARMTLPVESRVR